A window of the Eubalaena glacialis isolate mEubGla1 chromosome 9, mEubGla1.1.hap2.+ XY, whole genome shotgun sequence genome harbors these coding sequences:
- the AMBP gene encoding protein AMBP: protein MRSLGALLLLLTACLAVSASPVTTLPDDIQVQENFDLSRIYGKWFHVAVGSTCPWLKRFKDKMTMSSLVLGEGATDREISVTNTHWRKGVCEAISGAYEKTGTDGKFVYHKPKWNITMESYVVHTNYDEYAIFLTKKFSRRHGPTITAKLYGREPQLRETLLEQFREVALGVGIPEDAIFTMPDRGECVPGEQEPAPSPLSRAQRSVLPQEEEGSGAGQLITDFGKKEDSCQLGYSQGPCLGMIQRYFYNGSSMACETFHYGGCMGNGNNFVSEKECLQTCRTVEACNLPIVPGPCRGSTQLWAFDAVKGKCVLFIYGGCKGNSNQFYSEKECKEYCGIPGEGDEELLRFSN, encoded by the exons ATGCGGAGTCTTGGGGCCCTGCTCCTGCTGCTGACCGCCTGCCTGGCGGTGAGTGCCAGCCCTGTGACGACGTTGCCCGACGACATCCAAGTGCAGGAGAACTTCGACCTGTCTAGG ATCTACGGGAAATGGTTCCACGTGGCCGTGGGTTCCACCTGCCCGTGGCTGAAGAGGTTCAAGGACAAGATGACCATGAGCTCGCTGGTGCTGGGAGAGGGAGCAACGGACAGGGAGATCAGCGTGACTAATACTCACTGGCG GAAAGGTGTCTGTGAGGCGATCTCTGGGGCTTATGAGAAAACAGGCACTGATGGAAAGTTCGTCTATCACAAACCCA AATGGAACATCACCATGGAGTCCTATGTGGTCCACACCAACTATGATGAGTATGCCATTTTTCTGACCAAGAAATTCAGCCGCCGCCATGGACCCACCATTACTGCCAAGCTCTATG GGCGGGAGCCACAGCTTCGGGAAACCCTGCTGGAGCAGTTCAGGGAAGTTGCCCTGGGTGTGGGCATCCCTGAGGACGCCATCTTCACGATGCCCGACAGAG GTGAGTGTGTCCCTGGGGAGCAGGAGCCAGCGCCCTCTCCACTCTCG AGAGCCCAGCGGTCTGTTCTGCCCCAGGAAGAGGAAGGATCAGGGGCTGGACAACTAATAACTGATTTTGGCAAGAAAGAAG ATTCCTGCCAGCTGGGCTACTCACAAGGTCCTTGCCTGGGGATGATTCAGAGGTATTTCTATAATGGCTCATCCATGGCCTGCGAGACCTTCCACTATGGTGGCTGCATGGGGAACGGCAACAACTTTGTCTCGGAAAAGGAGTGTCTGCAGACCTGCCGGACCGTGG AGGCCTGCAATCTCCCCATAGTCCCAGGCCCCTGCCGAGGCTCCACCCAGCTCTGGGCATTTGATGCTGTCAAGGGGAAGTGCGTCCTCTTCATCTACGGGGGCTGCAAGGGCAACAGCAACCAGTTCTACTCAGAGAAGGAGTGCAAGGAGTACTGTGGCATCCCTGGTGAAG GGGATGAGGAGTTGCTGCGCTTCTCCAACTGA